The genomic stretch GTTAACTATTGTTATTACTAGCTGCCTGATTTGAGGCAAGGTACAAAGTGTTCTTAAGCCCCAGCTTCTTCTACTATAAAATGAGGATTCATTCTAGAAATATTTAAGAGTCTAATAAGGATCAACTCTTTTGTGAGGTGTTGGGTGGTACTAATAGCTATTTcacattgattttagaaagacaaTGTGGTAATAAATTTTAAGTGCTTAATACTATGCTGCTGGTCACTAAGTACTCAGTAAATTGTTAGCTGATGATAGGGAATAGTAGTGGTGGTCACGGAAAAATTATGTATTGCTGGgataaaaattcaatgaaaaaattactgaaaaaaaataaggtcAAGCAGAAATACGGGAAATAAATCTGAGAAAGGGTAAAGGACAATTATGGAACTACAGAAGAACATGCAGGATATGACTTTTCCCTGGTGGAGGACCAATGATCACAACCCAACTTCTAGATTTTGGGAGCAGTTTGGAGCAGAAACCCAGAAAAGAATTAAAGGTGTGATGGAAGTGACAGCAACTGAACATTCCTAAATGGTAACAGCAAAACTGGAGATAGAATGTAGTTGAAGACATCCAAGTACACaagcacaacaataaaaacaacaaaaaacaaaaacccaccaaTGATGTGAATTCTGAGTAAAACAATATAGAGGGTGTTGGTAGGCATTGAGATTCTTACATTCATATGagacaggagaaaggaaatgTTAATTCAGCATCACCTGTATGACAGTCAGACTTTACTCACCCACCTTACTTGTTTCCTACTCCTGATGTGGTCACTGTACCCATGAATCCTGGAACTCTGTTAAGGTTTCTGTCTCCTCCATAGTGCTTAAGAAAAAGAACGTCTGGACAAAAGAGCATGGGGTGCATGAGCTAGACATAAAGTGGGAGAGGTTGGAGAGGTTCAGCTTCCTGTTAAATGAGTGATTTTGAATGaatacatttgttgaataaatgaatgaagcaaatgaaaaagtaCTCTTAGATACCTTTGTCTAATAGTAAGAGCCCAGGATTATGAAACAACAACCATGGTGCTTATTTGAATTCTGGTATAAGTAGTTATTAAACTTTTTCTCATCAGAGTGTTATATTGAATTAGGTGTTAATTATCAAATAAACATATGATGTTATATATATGTGGTCTTAAAATGTCTCATCCATACAAAGAGTTTCTTAGTAGGCAATACCTCTCAGATGATTTGAATtactaaattaaaaagagaaaagcaagaaaagaaagtaagGGATTTTCTAATCACAGGAGGACCACTATAATTTATAATGCTAGCATCTAGGGACAGATGTACAATCGATGATATAGATTAACTGTGCAGTATTTTTTTTAGCTTCAAAAGGTGGTGATAAATATTCACAGACACAATTAGAAAATATCAAATCCTCTCTACCTCATAaatcaatacaaaagaacctttgcaccctgatgttcatagcagcacaatttacaatagctaggtgctggaagcaacctagatgcccatcagtaaatgaatggatcaaaaaactatggtacatttacacaatggaattctatgcagcagaaagaaagaaggagctcataccctttgcaacagcatggctggagctggaaagcattatgctaagcgaaacaagccaggcagtgaaagacaaataccacatgatatcacctttaacaggaatataaacaacaaaacaaaacaaaaaaaaactagcaaaatataaccaaagacactgaaataggggatagtctgacagtggccagaggagagagaagagggaatttcaggggggaatgggtagggattacaggaacaaatttggaggacacatggacaaaaactaggggtggggggtaatgggggtaaggggggagggttgggtgggtgggctggaatgggagtaggggggagaaaactgtacttgaacaatgattaaaataaaaaaaagaaaaatgtctattattataagtaaatattaactattcaacaaatctaccaaaaaaactccctccctctctttctctttcccttgcttcattttctatatttttgtcagTCTCAATCCTACACAAATGCAGTGGTGCCTGATTTTCATCATGATTGACCCTCATATACTAAAAATGTATGTGTGCATCTTTGTTGGAGCTATTAATTGGTACTACTGGTAGAAATCTGGGCCACTGTGTTAGGGAATTCCATTTTgaggaagagaaatgtaaatGGATCAGAATGATTGGCAAATAAATATTACTGTTCtccttgattttttatttctgttctctctccatttttgagCATTTCAAGGCCCTGTGAGTCTCAATCAACGCAGAAAAGAATGTTTTGGTCTATGTGAGCTCAACCAGGCATCAGATTGTTGCCCTCATACAAATAGCATATATTTCTCCAGCTAACTAAGTTTATTCAGGGACAGAATGGAGCCTAGTGGTGAACCATGAGCATGTCCAGAGAAACACAGGACTGAAACACTTTTTTATGGACTTGCAGGAGCTGTTATAAATGAAGAGTTCTTAGGGAGAAACTAAAATTTTGAAGTATAGTGACTTTTCATTGGCTGAATTATGGCCAGCTCCCACTTGGCAAgcagaaatcttttttcttcctactaAGGTAGATTTTCTATCAGAGATGCAAGGTACAATTCTTCTTGTTGGGGTCAGGAGTGTGCTCTGAGTGACAAGTGCAGGAGGATTCTCTCTTCTAGACTCCCtactccattttaaatgaggtttctgtttattaatttttacaaatagtAAAGTTTTAGGTGTTCAGGGCCAAACATCAGTTAAACTGTATTGTGGTGTGCTATGAGAAATATGTACTTCTCCAAAAACTGTGGCAGAGGATTTGGGGATTCAGAATTAACTGTTAATAATttgtactctttatttttaagtttttgttttttgagactAATGAAAAATTTTCCCAGCTTACCCTGTGATCCTGTCGTCATTGCTTGCGACAACTTTTTACAAAGGGCAACTGTCATAGCATTACTTTATCCACAAGTTGTAGCTCACAAAGTGATGGCCCACTTGGCTCCAGAAGTAGagataaaaccaaacaaacacagaaattccttttaaaatataattttaacttcatttgattAAAAGAGGGAATATTGTGGTTATTGGAGTAAGAAATAAAGCAATAGTATGAAAACTtttatatttgctcatttttaggTAAAAGAATAAGGGCATGAGAATTCTCTAACAGTAGCACTGTGATATGGCTTCACACAGACCGACTCGGTTCATGCTGGGTTTCTGACAGTTTGACAGATTCTATATCTTGCTTGAAAATCTGAGCCTGTAAAGAACCTTTGATGTATGGTTACATTCCTCCTCTGAGAACATCATTCCTCTCAAGGCAGTTCCTGCTGGTAATCTAACATGGGTGTTTCTGCATTGTAGGTGTTTCTGCAGGATGACCTAGCTAAACTAGTAGATACGGATGAATTCTGTAGAGGGCTTCAGAGGGCAGTAGGACACCCTCATTCTGAAACCATGGGCTGAGCTGGGTGACATTCAAAAGCAAAAGGATGAAATCCCATGAAGGAAGTCACAGTGGAGGGCACAGCCCTCGTAATTCAACAACATCACACATAAATATAATGTGCACCAGTGCTTAGTGGGATAATGCATATACAGGTCCTGAAGTAATCTATACAATCAAATGTGTGAAAGGTTGTTCTAACAGGCAACTCCACacaggattaaaaagaaaaagggacagaGTGTCCAGAGATGATCCCTTTGTCAGTCCTGATCACATGTTACTGAAATAAACTATTTGCCTATTTCcaaaataaactattaatttCTTTTGAATAGGCTGTTTGTTACATCACTTTATTTGTACCAATTCTGGTACATAATAGACATCCAAAATACTGTGATTTTACTGATcaagaaatacaaaacaacacATAAATTGATTTAggataaatgggaaaataaattatttgacaaaTGATATTGAGATAAGTAATTCAtcatagaaaaatatgaattggCTATGTTCCTTATGCAAAAATGGATTTCAGctaaattaaagatttaaatgagatactgtgacattaaaacaaaactagaaagAAATGTCAGTATTCGATTTGGGGCAGAAAGTTTTCAAGGATTTTCTATGCATTAACGCACCAACATCTTCAAAACAACcacaaaatgtaataaataagcacaaaaataaaaattgcaaagtAAAAATTGCAATAATTCATGAATGATAAAATGGGAAATATAACACATGGAAAGTCAACATTGGATAGTGTGTAAATTAAGTAAAGTAAATATCCCAGTAGAAAAAATAGGCTAAGGAACACATAATTTTCAAGAGGAGAAACACAAAGGGTCGATGATCATGCTTTAAAATGTAATCTCTGGTTCCCCCAGCTGCTGGTAAGGTCCTCAGTCCTTTCCAGGAAGCTGAGGCCTGGGTCAGGTGGGCCCTCACTTGATCCAGCAACCAGCAGCACTCCCAGCAGCTCTCACCTAGCACTTGCTCCCATCATGGCCACCATCTCAGAGCTCACCTTCATCTGCTTGGCCCTTATCTTACATGACAATGaggtgacagtgacagtgatgAAGGATAAGATGAATGCCCTCATTAAAGCAGATGGTGTAAATCTTGAACCTTTCTGGCCATGCTTGTTTGCAAAGGCTCTGGTCCAGGTCGATATCAGAAGTCTCATcggcccctggctggcatagctcagtggattgagcgcgggctgggaaccaaagtgtcccaggttccattcccagccagggtacattcctgggttgcaggccataacccccagcaaccgcacattgatttttctctctctctctctctctctcccttccctccctaaaaataaataaataaaatctttaaaaaaaaaaaaaagaagtctcatCGGCAATATAGGGGCTGGTGGACCTGCCACAGCAGCGGATAGTGCACCAGCAGGAGGTCTTGCCCCC from Phyllostomus discolor isolate MPI-MPIP mPhyDis1 chromosome 4, mPhyDis1.pri.v3, whole genome shotgun sequence encodes the following:
- the LOC114493780 gene encoding 60S acidic ribosomal protein P1-like, producing the protein MATISELTFICLALILHDNEVTVTVMKDKMNALIKADGVNLEPFWPCLFAKALVQVDIRSLIGPCLIGNIGAGGPATAADSAPAGGLAPTTAVPAKKEESEEFDDDTGFGLFD